ACGCCGTCGGTATCGTCCGCCGCCCCGACGCCTTCCTGCTGTCCGCGCAGACCGTCCACACGGCCCGCGCGCAGTAGGAGCGGTGGGCGGTCCCTCAGCCTTGATGCATCGGCTTCGGGCTGATCACGGCGAATGTCGCGCCCTGCGGATCGGCCACCACGGCCATCCGGCCGGCGACCATGTCGAAGGGCTGCTGCAGCGCCGCACCGCCGGCCGCGGTGATCTTGTCGACCGTGCCATCGGTGTCCGTCACCGCGAAGTACACCAGCCAGTGCGAGGGAGTGCCGGACGGCATCTGTTCGGACATCGGCTGCATTCCGCCGACCGGCCGGTCCTTCACCGTAAGGGCGTAGTAGTTCTCGGCGCCCTCCATGGGGGCGCTGTCGATTCCGAGGGCCGCCTTGTAGAACGTGGCGGCGGCGGACGGGTCGGTGGTGTTGAGCTCGTTCCAGATGAGTGCGCCCGGTTCGTTGACGATGCCGGCGCCGGGGAAGTCCATGGGCTGCCAGATGCCGAACACCGCTCCGGTGGGCTCGGCCGCGATACACATCCGGCCGAGCGTCATCACGTCCGTGACCGGCATCAGGAGCGTGCCGCCGGCCTGGCTCACCGCTTCGGAGGTGGCGTCCGCGTCGGCGGCCGACAGGTAGGTGGTCCACACGGTCGGCGGCGCGGGCTGGCCGCCCATCGGGACGGCGGCCATGATTCCGGCCACCGGCTTGCCGTTCAGCGTGCAGACGGCATAGCCCCCGGTCTCCGCGGGCCCGATCTCTCCGGCCCACCCGAAGACCTCGGAGTAGAAGTCGATGGCGGCTTGCTGGTCAGGGGCCGCGAGATCGATCCAGCAGGGCGTTCCGGGCTGGTAGGGAGAGGTGACTTCAGGCATCGTGCCTCCTCGCTGGGGGCACCTCCCCTGCCAGGGCACGGGGGAGGCGCAGGGCAAAGCGAGGGGTACCGGCCCCGGTCGGCATGCGCCGGGTCCGCCCCACGCTCACCCACCACACTTCCTGCCGTCCGCCGGGCCCGCCACTCGGGTACGGCAACGGCGCCGCCCGGACGAGCCGGGCGGCGCCGCTGTGGAGCGCCGTTACCGAGCGGCGGTCAGGCCACGTCGAAGGTGGCCGGGTCCGGGCCGATCCGCTTTCCGGTGTCCAGGCCGGCGAGGGCGGCAAGGTCCTCGTCGTCCAGCTCGAAGTCGAAGACGTCGATGTTCTCCGCGATGCGCGAAGGGGTGACGGACTTCGGGATGACGACATTGCCGAGCTGGAGGTGCCAGCGCAGGACCACCTGTGCGGGCGTCTTGCCGTGCTTGGCGGCGAGCGTGGCGAGCGTCGGGTCCTCCAGGAGGCCCTTGCCCTGGCCGAGCGGCGACCAGGCCTCGGTCACGATGTTGTGCCGGGCGTGGAAGGCGCGGGACTCGGCCTGCGGGAACTGCGGGTGCAGCTCGATCTGGTTGACGGCCGGGACGACGGAGGTCTCGCCCAGCAGCCGCTCCAGGTGCTCGGGCCGGAAGTTCGAGACACCGATGGCCTTGGCGCGGCCCTCCGCCTGAATCTTCTCCAGGGCCTGGTACGTCTCGACGTAGCGGTCCTTCGACGGGAGCGGCCAGTGGATCAGGTAGAGATCCACATACTCCAGGCCGAGCTTGGTGAGGGAGGCGTCGAAGGCGCGCAGCGTGGAGTCGTGGCCCTGGTCGGCGTTCCAGAGCTTGGTCGTGACGAACAGTTCGTCACGGGCGATTCCGGAAGCGGCGAGCGCCTTGCCCGTGCCCTCTTCGTTGCCGTAGATCGCCGCGGTGTCGATGCTGCGGTATCCGGCCTCCAGGGCCTGGCCGACGGCGGTGAACGCCTGGTCGTCCTCGACCTGCCAGACGCCGAAGCCCAGCTGCGGCATCGCTACGCCGTTGTTGAGCGTGATGGCGGGAACCTTGCTCACGGGGGAATCGATCCTTACGTCGTTTTTCTCGTTCACGGAGGTCAACGACCATCCGTGGTCGCGCATTCCCGCACGGGCCGACGGGATGCGGGCGGAGGGCGGAGTATTCATGCGAAGGCGCCGTGAGCGGGACCGGCCGGCGGCGCCCCACGCCGGTCGTGGCCGGTGGTACGGGGGCATGCCGCGGTGGTCGCGGCAGCGGGTTCGCCGAGAGTGAACGCGCTGGTGGGGGAGCACATCACCAGCCGGGGCGCCCCCGGGAAGCCCCGAGGGACGGGCCCCTCACGCCTGGTACAGCGCGTCCACCTCGACCTGGTACGTCGTCTCGATCGCCTTGCGCTTGAGCTTCAGCGACGGGGTCAGCAGCCCGTGCTCCTCGCTGAACTGGTTGGCCAGTATCCGGAACGTACGGATCGACTCGGCCTGCGAGACCAGTGTGTTGGCGGCGACCACGGCGCGCCGGATCTCGGTCTCCAGATCCGGGTCGCGCACCAGGTCGGTCGGCGGCATCTCCGGCTTCTCCCGCATGGCCAGCCAGTGCGCGACCGCCTCCGGGTCCAGGGTCACCAGGGCCGCGATGAACGGCCGGTCGTTGCCCACGACGATGCACTGGGCGACCAGCGGATGCGCCCGCACCCGCTCCTCCAGGCCCACCGGTGAGACCGTCTTGCCGCCGGAGGTGACCAGGATTTCCTTCTTGCGGCCGGTGATCGTCAGATAGCCGTCCTCGTCCAGCGCGCCCAGGTCACCCGTGGAGAACCAGCCGTCGTGCAGCACGGCATCGGTCGCCTTGGGGTCGTTGTGGTAGCCGTGGAAGATCTGCCCGCCGTACAGCCAGATCTCGCCGTCCTCCGCGATGTGCACGGTGGTACCGGGGACCGGGGTGCCGACGGTGCCGAAGCGGGTCCGCTCGGGCGGGTTGGCGGTGGCGGCCGCGGTGCTCTCCGTCAGGCCGTAGCCCTCGAAGATCCGCACGCCGGCGCCGTCGAAGAACAGTCCGAGCCGGCGCTCCATCGCGGAGCCGCCCGACATCGCATGCCGCACCCGGCCGCCCATCGCCGCCCGGACCTTGCTGTAGACCACCTTGTCGAAGAACTGATGCTGCATCCGCAGCGCGGCGCTGGGCCCCGGCCCGGTGCCGAAGGCCTTGTGCTCCTGGGCCTCGGCATAGCGGACGGCGATCTCGACGGCCTTGTCGAACGGTCCGGCCTTGCCGTCCGCCTCCGCCTTGCGCCGGGCCGCGGCGAAGACCTTCTCGAAGATGTAGGGCACCGCCAGGATGAAGGTCGGCCGGAACGTCTGCAGGTCCGGCAGGAGCGCACGGGCCGCCAGCTCGGGCTGGTGGCCCAGCTTGACCCGGCCACGCACCGCGGCGACCTGGACCATCCGCCCGAAGACATGCGCCAGCGGCAGGAACAGCAGGGTGGCGGCCTCGTCGTCGCCCTTGGAGGTGAAGACGGTCTCGTGGCGCAGCACGATGTTGTCGGCCTCGGCCATGAAGTTGGCGTGGGTGATCACGCAGCCCTTGGGGCGGCCGGTGGTGCCGGAGGTGTAGATGATCGTCGCGGTGGCGTCCGGGGTGACGGCCATCCGGTGGCGGTGCACGACGTCGTCGTCGATATGCGCACCCGCCGCGGTCAGTTCGGCCACCGGGTCGGCGTCCAGCTGCCACAGCTTGCGCAGATGGGGAAGCCGGTCGATGACCGAGCCGATGGTCATCGCATGGTCCTCGTGCTCGACCAGGCAGGCCGAGACGCCCGCGTTGTGCAGCATCCAGAAGACCTGCTCCGCCGACGACGTCGGATACAGCGGTACGGACTGGACGCCGATCGACCACAGCGCGAAGTCGAACAGGGTCCACTCATAGCGCGTACGCGACATGATGCCGACACGGTCGCCGAACCGGACGCCCTGCGCCAGCAGGCCCTTGGCCAGTGCGATGACCTCGTCCCGGAATGTTCCGGCGGTGACGTTCTGCCAGTTGCCCGCGTCGTCCTTACGGGCGAAGGCGACACGCTCGGGGTCGGCCTCGGCGTACTCGTAGACAACGTCCGCCAGCCCGCCGACCCGGGGCGCGGTCGCCAAAGGCGGGACGGTGAACTCGCGCAATGACCCAGCTCCTCGTGGTGTTGCTCACAAGGCCGCGACCGTACCCCAACGTGACCGCATCCGGCAGGGCCGTACCACGTGGTGAATCCGGCGGCATGGGATCTGGCCAACCGTCGAAATCGGGTTACTTCGGAGAAGCCTGGACATGAGCCAGCCGGTTCAACGCCGGACGATCACGACGCCGGGACCATATCTGCACCAAATCTCTGCACCTGGTACCGGATCGGGCGAACGCCTGGCACAGAGCCCTGGCCAGGGCTTGCCCTGCGGGCCGAGGGGCGGGGGTCGGGGGCCGGGCGGCGGGCCCCTCCCGTGCCTCAGGAGAACGAACTCCACTCCGCCGAGTTCCGGTAGTCCGGCGCGTGGCTGAATCCGGACCGGCTTGGCGTGATCACGCCCCTCGTATGTGCCATAACACCCTGAACGTCCCGGGTTGCGACGATCAGCCCGTCGAGCGTTCCGCTGGTGCATTGCCGGGCGGCGCGGCTCAGCGCTTCGCACCCCCGCGCACCCCGTCCAGTGGCAGTCCCAGGACCAGCGGACCGCCCACCGGGGCGTTGGCACTGCGTACGCGAGACAGTTCGGCGTCGGTCAGGGCCCGCCGGTAGACCCGTACCTCGTCCAGCGCACCGGTGAACTGGGCGCGACTGTCGGGCCGCTGACCCAGGTGCACGCCGAAGACCGAGCCGCGGCTGACCGACCCCGGGACATCGGGGACGACGGTGGTCTCCCCGCCGTCCACGGTGAGCAGCAGCCGGCCGCCCGTGCGGCGCAGGGCCAGATGGTGCCAGTTCCCGTCGTTGTACGCGTCGTGGGTCACGGCCTGGGCGGTGGCGGCCGGGGCGGGGCCGTCGACGGCGGTGACGCGGGCGATGATCCGGGCGTGGCCGGGGTCGCCCTCCACCGCGACCTGCGGGGACTTGCTGCCCACCCCGCCCATCCACCACAGCGGCTGTTCGCCGGCGGTGGCGTCATAGCGGAGCCACAGGCTGCAGGTGAAGTCGTGGGTGCCGAGCGGGAGGGAGCTGCGGTAGGGGAGGCGTACCGCGTCGTCGGCGCCGTCGAAGGCCAGCGCCTGACCGAAGCGGCCGCCGGTGGTCCGGGCGCCGCCCAGGACGAAGGCCGGGCGGGCGCCCGGGGCGGCGTCACCCGTCGTGGGATCCGGGCCGCGGCGCGGACCGAGCCAGTCCTCGGTGAAGCGGGCGAAGCGGATCTCGTCCCGGGCGTCGACCGCGCCGCCCTCGTACATCAGGCCGGTGACGTCGTCGGAGACGGCGACCAGGTCCGAGTAGCCGGACCAGTCGGTGGTCACCCGGGCGCCCCGGTCGACGCCCTCCCAGGTGCGGCCCTCGTCCCAGGAGGAGCGGATGGTCATGGTCCGGCGCCGGTCGGGGTCGGCGGGCGCCGCGAACAGGGTGCGGCTGCGGCCGGCGCGCGGGTGCGGCAGCCGGAGCGCCGAACCCTGCACCATCGGGGTGTAGAGGTCGGGCAGGGCACGGAACGGGGCGGCGAAGGAGTTGCCGCCGTCACGGCTGACCGCAGCGGTGCGGTGGCCCAGGTCGGTGCCGTCCTGTTCCCGCCCGTTGACGTAGACCGAGCCGTCGGAGCGTTCCAGGAGCGCCATCTCCGAAGGCTTTTGACGGAATGTGCCGTCAGCGGCGACGGGCCAGGTGTCCAGCGCGCCGACCTTCCAGGTGGCGCCGCCGTCGTCGCTGTGGACGAGCGCGGCGTGGTTGGCGGTGACCCGGTTGTCCGCGTAGCTCTCGGAGTTGATGCCGAACACCAGACGGCCCGCGTGCCGTCCCCGGGTGAGCTGGATGCCGTGCAGGGGCCCGGTGGCGTACCACGAATTCCACTGCGGGGGACGGACGGCGGCGGTCAGGTCCCGGGGCGCGGACCAGGTGGCGCCTTCGTCGTCGCTGTACTGGAGGTGCGGGGTGCGGTCGCAGGGGACCTCGCAGCTGAGGCCGTCGGTGCGGCCCTTGTTGTAGGTCTCGGCGAGCACGATCCGGCCGGTGCGGCGGTCCACGATGGGCGCCGGGTTGCCGTGGGTGTCGCCGTTGCCGTGGTTGATCACCTGGAGCGGCCCCCAGGTGCGGCCGCCGTCGGTGGAGCGCTTGAGGACGAGGTCGATATCGCCCGCGTCACCGCAGTCGTGCCGCCGGCCCTCGGCGAACGCGAGGAGGGTGCCGCGCACGGACTTCACGACGGCCGGTATACGGAAGCAGAAGTAGCCCTGTTCCTGGGACGCTTTGAAGAGGATCTGCTGCTCGAAGCCGCCGGTGGGGGAGGGCGCCGCGGCGGTGGCACGGGCGCTGTCCGATGCCCTGTCAGGCATGGCGTGTGCGGGGGCGGTCGGGAGGAGGGCGAGGGCGGTGGCGGTCAGCGCGGTGAGCAGGGCCACGGCGCGGCGCCGGGGTCTGCGGCGGGGGCTGGGGTGTGCGCGGAGAACTGACGTCATGGTCCGGCCTGCCCTTCGAGGCATCGGCGTCGGGTCATCAGGACATCCCACGTCCTATGTGCATCGCGACGGAAGCTACTGCCGCGTGCGGACCGCGACAAGGAGCGTGCGCGGGTTCTCCGCGCCGCGGCCGTAATTCACTCTCCTGATTCACTCTCCCGGCCCGCAGACCGCGCCGGGTGCGCCCGGCGCGGTGCGAGGGCCGCGTGTGCCCGGTGTTCCGCAGATGCCGCGTCGCGCCCGCCGCGCCCGCCGCACCCGTCGAGCCGGCCGCGTCTGCCGTGCCCGCCGCGCCTCACGGACGCAGTACCACCTTCCCGAGGTTGGCCCTGGCCTCGATGATCTCGTGTGCCTTCGCGGCCTCTTCCAGGGGCAGTTCGGCATGGACCGCGGCCCGCAGCCGGCCGGATCCGGCAAGTTCCCACAGCCGCGCCCGGTGCTGCTCGTACAGCTCCCGGTGGACGGTGGAGAAGCGGCGCATCGTCAGCCCCGTGATGGTCTTGGCGCCCGCCAGCAGCTCGTGCGCCGGGACCGTCCCGCCGCCGGAGTTGAAGAAGATCAGCCGGCCACCGGGAGTCAGCGCGGCCAGTGCGCGCGGCAGCAGCTCGCCGCCGACGCCGTCCAGGACGATATCGACCGGCTCGCCCCAGGACTCCTGGTCGTAGACCACCACCTCGTCGGCCCCCAGCCCGTACAGGAACTCCGCCTTGGCGGACGAGCCGACCGCGGCCACCACCCGTGGCACCCCCTGGAGCTTGGCCAGTTGGACGGCGAGGTGTCCGGTGCCGCTCGCCGCGCCGGTGATCAGTACGGACTCGGCGCCCTGCGGTGCCGCGGTGCTGAGCGCGGCGAGCGCGACCTGGCCGCTGCGCACCAGCGCCACCGCCTGCACGGCGTCCGCGTCGTCCGGTATCCGGCTCGCCAGGAAGGCGGGCGCGAGGGCGAGTTCGGTGTAGGAACCGGTGAGGGTGAGTGAGGTGACGCGGTCGCCGGGGGCGAATCCTGTGACGTCCGGGCCGACGGCCACGACCGAACCGGCGATCTCGCCGCCGGGCATGGCGGGCAGCGGATCGCCGCTGCCCTTGCCGTCCCCGCGCACCCGTCGTACGCACGGCAGCGTGACGCCGATCGCCTCCGTGCGCACCAGCAGTTCACCGGGGCCGGGCACCGGCGCCTCGGCCTCCTCGACCCGCAGGACCTCGGGGCCGCCGTAGGTATGGAATCGGACACGGCGCATGGTCGGACACCTCCGGGATCGTCGCTCGGCGCGCGGGGCGGACCGGCAGCCGGACAGCTGCCGGTCGCCGGTCGGCGCGCACCGGCGGTTTCATGGGGTTCCCCAACGATATCCCGAAATCATGGGTTCCACCAATAGTTTTTCATTGGGTCCGCCAAGGGAATGCTCGGTACGGTGGTCCCATGGCCGACACCCCCTACGCCCCCCGCCACATCCGCGCGCTCCCCAGCTGGCTGCTGGGCCGCGCCGCCGCCCGCGGCCACCGCCTCGTCGCCGAGGCCCTGGCCGGCGAGGGCATGCGGATGATGCACCACGCCGTCCTGTCGGCGGTCGAGGAAATCGGTCCGGTCTCGCAGGCGGAGCTCGGCCGGACGCTGCATATCGACCCCAAGGACATGGTCGCGATCGTCAACGAGCTGCAGCGGGACGGGCTGGTGACCCGCAGCCCCGATCCCCGGGACCGGCGCAAGAACGCCATCGAGATCTCCGCCGACGGCCGACGGCGGCTGCTGCGCACCCGGCAGCTCGGTGACGAGGCCAACGCGGAGTTGACCGAGGATCTGACCCCGGCCGAACGAGAGCAGTTGGTCGCCCTGCTGACCCGGATCGCGCTGCCGGGGGAGTGAGCCATGAGGCCGGGGGCGCGAGGGGCACCTCGGGGGCGCCTCGCCCCTCGGCCCGCCCGGTGTGGCGGCCCGTACGCCGCGGTGCCGGTGTGGCGGGCCCGCGCCCTCACTCCGCAGGTGTGGCGGCCCCCGAGGGCAGGGCGATGCGGTGCTCACCCGCGTAGACGTTCATGGAGGAGCCGCGCAGAAACCCGACCAGGGTCAGCCCGGTTTCGGTGGCCAGATCGACGGCGAGCGAGGAGGGCGCCGAGACCGCGGCCAGCACCGGAATGCCCGCCATCACGGCCTTCTGTGCCAGCTCGAACGACGCCCGGCCGGAAACCATCAGCACACTCGACGACAGCGGCAGCTGCCCCTGCTGCAGCGCCCGCCCCACGATCTTGTCGACGGCGTTGTGCCGCCCCACGTCCTCCCGGATGTCGAGCAGCTCACCGTCCGTCGTGAACAGCGCCGCGGCGTGCAGGCCCCCGGTCCGCTCGAACACCCGCTGAGCGGCCCGCAGCCGGTCGGGGAGGGCGGCGAGGGTCGCCGGGTCGATACGGAGCGGGTCGATATGGATCGGGTCGATACCGTCCGAGGCGGCGGGGGAGGGGGCCAGGGGCCAGCGCGTGGTGGTGCGCACCGCGTCCAGGCTGGCCTTGCCGCACAGCCCGCACGACGACGTCGTATAGACGTTGCGCTCCAGGGTGATCTCCGGGACCGGGACCCCGTCCGCGAGCCGGACGTCCACGACGTTGTAGGTGTTCTCCCCGTCCGCCGTCGCCCCCGCGCAGTAGACGATGTTCGCCAGCTCGTCGGCGCTCGCCAGCACGCCCTCGCTGACGAGGAATCCGGCGGCGAGCGCGAAGTCGTCTCCCGGTGTGCGCATCGTGATCGCGAGCGGCTTGCCACCGAGCCGTATCTCCAGCGGTTCCTCGGCGACGAGGGTGTCCGGACGGGTGCTCACGGCACCGTCGCGGATGCGGATGACGCGGCGTCGCTCGGTGACCCGTCCCATGTCTGATCAGTCCCGTCCTCACCGGGCCGGAGCGGCGCCGATGGTGTCTGTATGGAGAGCCGAAGCGGCCCTTGGTGCAGCTTGATGTTGCTCGGCACTGCTCGGTGCCGTGCGGCGCTGCCCGGTGCAGTGGTTGCCGCCGTGGCCACCGGAGCCATGTGCGGCAAGGGGACCTCGACGTTCCCATTCTCCTGCACGGAAGCGCGGGGCGGCGGCCGGAGTCGGCACCACGCACCACAGGCCCGGCCGGCCGGTCAGTCGGCGGTACGTGGTGCGTGGTGCCCGGACGGGCGCGTCAGCTCTTCAGCTCACGCCCGCCGAATGCGCCCGAGCCGTCGGCCGCGGCCCAGGCGGCCTCCAGACCGGCTTGGTCCAAGGTCCGCCAGTCCGGGGTGGCCTGGACCAGGGTCCGCCCCAGCCGGCGCCCCAGCTCGACCACCGACCGGCCGGTCGCGCCGCGCTTGGCCCCGTATGCCGCGAGCGCGTCGGGCCGTTCCGGTACGGCGCGCAGCGCGGTCTCCAGGGCGGCGGCGTCCTGCAGCGCCTTGACCGCACCGGCGCCGGTGTGCGGGCGGGCGACAGTGGCCGCATCGCCCGCGAGCAGCAGCCGTCCTGCGGTGTAGCGCGCCGCGGTGAAGTCGTACATCGGCTGGATGAAGACCTCTTGACGCGGCGTCAGTCGCATCAGCCCACCCCAGTAGGGCGGCAGCAACTCGTCCGTGACGTAGGTGAAATGGGCGTACAGGGCGTCGGTCAGGGTGCCGGGCGGCAGGCTGGTGGGGGTGTCGAGCCCCAGGTCGAGGCCGGCCGGCGGGGCGGTGTACAGGACCCAGTTCGCGCGCTTACCCCCTTGGCCGTCCGGGATGCGGTAGATGATGACGTGGCCGCCGGGGAAGACGCCGTAGGTGCAGTCCTCTTCCGCCCAGGGGTCGGCCGGCAGGCCGGGGAAGCGGAGTTCCGTCAGCCGGTCGGCCGGCACCGCGCCACGCCAGGCGAGGTAGCCGGCATAACCGGGCCGCACGCCGGGGAACGCGGTCTCGCGGACCACCGAACGGTAGCCGTCCGCGCCGATGACCAGGTCGAAGCGCTCCGTACGGCGGCTGCTGCCGTCGGCGCCGCGCCGCCCGCCGCTGCCGGCACCGCCCTCGCCTGCTCTGCTTCCTTCGCCGCCGCCGAGATGGACTCCGGCGCCGTCCGCCGTGTCGCTGACCGCGTCCACCCGTACCCCTGACCGGAAGACGGTGTCCTCCGGCAGCCGCCGCCGTAACTCCTGCCAGAGCGGACCCCAGCAGTACGAGCGGAACGGGAAGGGCAGCGCGCCGATCTCACGGCCGAGCGGCCCGGCGCCGTCGCGCACGTACCAGCGACGGGTGGCCAGCTGGACCCACGCCATGGCGGTGTCCAGATACCCGGCGGCGGCGAGCTCGGCATACCGGGCGTTGTGCACCGCGAGGCCGACACCGCGGTCCGCGAGGCGGCCGGCGGTGCGTTCGTACACGGTGACCCGGCCGGCGCCGGCCCGGTGCGCGGCCAGTGCCGTGGCACAACCGGCGATGCTGCCGCCCACGACGGCGACGTCGGCCCCGGCGATCCTGATGCGGTCCCTGCTCATACGCGGATACCCCCTGCGTTGTCCGGCGCCGATGGTCGGTCGGCTGCCTGGTGTGACCGGGCACATCTTCGCAGCGCGCGTCCGTCCCGGCGCGCCGAAACCGCCCCCTGCACCGCCCCTGCGCCGCCGCCCGTTCGTCCCCTCCCTCTCAAGCCCCCTGAAGTCTCGTGTAGGAGGGGTGGCCGGGCGGTGACCTGGGTATGTGCCTGAATCGGGACCCGGCAGCGCCGCGGACCCGGGGCCGGCCGAGCGCCGCGCCCCATGAAAAGCGGCCCGGTGGCGGGTTCTGTGGGGGATCCCGCCACCGGGCGTCCGCTGACGCGGGGAACCGCTCGGTCACCGCTTCGGCGAACGGGTCCCTCGCTCGGCGGGTCTCTTACGGGGCGAGGGCTTCGCACCAGTCCTCGACGGTGACGACATCCGCCCACTGCGGGA
This portion of the Streptomyces sp. 2114.4 genome encodes:
- a CDS encoding VOC family protein, whose translation is MPEVTSPYQPGTPCWIDLAAPDQQAAIDFYSEVFGWAGEIGPAETGGYAVCTLNGKPVAGIMAAVPMGGQPAPPTVWTTYLSAADADATSEAVSQAGGTLLMPVTDVMTLGRMCIAAEPTGAVFGIWQPMDFPGAGIVNEPGALIWNELNTTDPSAAATFYKAALGIDSAPMEGAENYYALTVKDRPVGGMQPMSEQMPSGTPSHWLVYFAVTDTDGTVDKITAAGGAALQQPFDMVAGRMAVVADPQGATFAVISPKPMHQG
- a CDS encoding aldo/keto reductase, with amino-acid sequence MSKVPAITLNNGVAMPQLGFGVWQVEDDQAFTAVGQALEAGYRSIDTAAIYGNEEGTGKALAASGIARDELFVTTKLWNADQGHDSTLRAFDASLTKLGLEYVDLYLIHWPLPSKDRYVETYQALEKIQAEGRAKAIGVSNFRPEHLERLLGETSVVPAVNQIELHPQFPQAESRAFHARHNIVTEAWSPLGQGKGLLEDPTLATLAAKHGKTPAQVVLRWHLQLGNVVIPKSVTPSRIAENIDVFDFELDDEDLAALAGLDTGKRIGPDPATFDVA
- a CDS encoding long-chain fatty acid--CoA ligase, translated to MREFTVPPLATAPRVGGLADVVYEYAEADPERVAFARKDDAGNWQNVTAGTFRDEVIALAKGLLAQGVRFGDRVGIMSRTRYEWTLFDFALWSIGVQSVPLYPTSSAEQVFWMLHNAGVSACLVEHEDHAMTIGSVIDRLPHLRKLWQLDADPVAELTAAGAHIDDDVVHRHRMAVTPDATATIIYTSGTTGRPKGCVITHANFMAEADNIVLRHETVFTSKGDDEAATLLFLPLAHVFGRMVQVAAVRGRVKLGHQPELAARALLPDLQTFRPTFILAVPYIFEKVFAAARRKAEADGKAGPFDKAVEIAVRYAEAQEHKAFGTGPGPSAALRMQHQFFDKVVYSKVRAAMGGRVRHAMSGGSAMERRLGLFFDGAGVRIFEGYGLTESTAAATANPPERTRFGTVGTPVPGTTVHIAEDGEIWLYGGQIFHGYHNDPKATDAVLHDGWFSTGDLGALDEDGYLTITGRKKEILVTSGGKTVSPVGLEERVRAHPLVAQCIVVGNDRPFIAALVTLDPEAVAHWLAMREKPEMPPTDLVRDPDLETEIRRAVVAANTLVSQAESIRTFRILANQFSEEHGLLTPSLKLKRKAIETTYQVEVDALYQA
- a CDS encoding exo-alpha-sialidase encodes the protein MTSVLRAHPSPRRRPRRRAVALLTALTATALALLPTAPAHAMPDRASDSARATAAAPSPTGGFEQQILFKASQEQGYFCFRIPAVVKSVRGTLLAFAEGRRHDCGDAGDIDLVLKRSTDGGRTWGPLQVINHGNGDTHGNPAPIVDRRTGRIVLAETYNKGRTDGLSCEVPCDRTPHLQYSDDEGATWSAPRDLTAAVRPPQWNSWYATGPLHGIQLTRGRHAGRLVFGINSESYADNRVTANHAALVHSDDGGATWKVGALDTWPVAADGTFRQKPSEMALLERSDGSVYVNGREQDGTDLGHRTAAVSRDGGNSFAAPFRALPDLYTPMVQGSALRLPHPRAGRSRTLFAAPADPDRRRTMTIRSSWDEGRTWEGVDRGARVTTDWSGYSDLVAVSDDVTGLMYEGGAVDARDEIRFARFTEDWLGPRRGPDPTTGDAAPGARPAFVLGGARTTGGRFGQALAFDGADDAVRLPYRSSLPLGTHDFTCSLWLRYDATAGEQPLWWMGGVGSKSPQVAVEGDPGHARIIARVTAVDGPAPAATAQAVTHDAYNDGNWHHLALRRTGGRLLLTVDGGETTVVPDVPGSVSRGSVFGVHLGQRPDSRAQFTGALDEVRVYRRALTDAELSRVRSANAPVGGPLVLGLPLDGVRGGAKR
- a CDS encoding zinc-binding dehydrogenase; the protein is MRRVRFHTYGGPEVLRVEEAEAPVPGPGELLVRTEAIGVTLPCVRRVRGDGKGSGDPLPAMPGGEIAGSVVAVGPDVTGFAPGDRVTSLTLTGSYTELALAPAFLASRIPDDADAVQAVALVRSGQVALAALSTAAPQGAESVLITGAASGTGHLAVQLAKLQGVPRVVAAVGSSAKAEFLYGLGADEVVVYDQESWGEPVDIVLDGVGGELLPRALAALTPGGRLIFFNSGGGTVPAHELLAGAKTITGLTMRRFSTVHRELYEQHRARLWELAGSGRLRAAVHAELPLEEAAKAHEIIEARANLGKVVLRP
- a CDS encoding MarR family winged helix-turn-helix transcriptional regulator, with the translated sequence MADTPYAPRHIRALPSWLLGRAAARGHRLVAEALAGEGMRMMHHAVLSAVEEIGPVSQAELGRTLHIDPKDMVAIVNELQRDGLVTRSPDPRDRRKNAIEISADGRRRLLRTRQLGDEANAELTEDLTPAEREQLVALLTRIALPGE
- the fdhD gene encoding formate dehydrogenase accessory sulfurtransferase FdhD — encoded protein: MGRVTERRRVIRIRDGAVSTRPDTLVAEEPLEIRLGGKPLAITMRTPGDDFALAAGFLVSEGVLASADELANIVYCAGATADGENTYNVVDVRLADGVPVPEITLERNVYTTSSCGLCGKASLDAVRTTTRWPLAPSPAASDGIDPIHIDPLRIDPATLAALPDRLRAAQRVFERTGGLHAAALFTTDGELLDIREDVGRHNAVDKIVGRALQQGQLPLSSSVLMVSGRASFELAQKAVMAGIPVLAAVSAPSSLAVDLATETGLTLVGFLRGSSMNVYAGEHRIALPSGAATPAE
- a CDS encoding FAD-dependent monooxygenase; this encodes MSRDRIRIAGADVAVVGGSIAGCATALAAHRAGAGRVTVYERTAGRLADRGVGLAVHNARYAELAAAGYLDTAMAWVQLATRRWYVRDGAGPLGREIGALPFPFRSYCWGPLWQELRRRLPEDTVFRSGVRVDAVSDTADGAGVHLGGGEGSRAGEGGAGSGGRRGADGSSRRTERFDLVIGADGYRSVVRETAFPGVRPGYAGYLAWRGAVPADRLTELRFPGLPADPWAEEDCTYGVFPGGHVIIYRIPDGQGGKRANWVLYTAPPAGLDLGLDTPTSLPPGTLTDALYAHFTYVTDELLPPYWGGLMRLTPRQEVFIQPMYDFTAARYTAGRLLLAGDAATVARPHTGAGAVKALQDAAALETALRAVPERPDALAAYGAKRGATGRSVVELGRRLGRTLVQATPDWRTLDQAGLEAAWAAADGSGAFGGRELKS